One part of the Suncus etruscus isolate mSunEtr1 chromosome 2, mSunEtr1.pri.cur, whole genome shotgun sequence genome encodes these proteins:
- the RNASE4 gene encoding ribonuclease 4 yields the protein MAFQKNHSLLLFLFLTLLGLGLIQPSDGQSYMYQRFLRQHMDPEGTGGSDGYCNLMMQRRRMTSPRCKPVNTFIHESIWDINRICSSPNIQCKNGNMNCHEGIVRVTDCRESGASRSPNCRYRARTSTRRVIIACDGYPSMPVHFDR from the coding sequence ATGGCTTTCCAGAAGAACCATTCACTACTTCTATTCTTGTTCCTGACCCTGCTGGGCCTAGGACTGATACAACCCTCAGATGGCCAGTCTTACATGTACCAACGATTCCTGAGGCAACATATGGACCCTGAAGGAACAGGTGGCAGTGATGGATACTGCAACTTGATGATGCAAAGACGGAGGATGACTTCTCCTCGATGCAAGCCTGTCAACACCTTCATTCATGAAAGCATCTGGGATATAAACCGTATTTGCAGCAGTCCCAATATCCAGTGTAAAAATGGCAATATGAACTGTCATGAGGGTATAGTGAGGGTGACAGACTGCAGGGAGTCAGGGGCATCCAGGTCCCCAAACTGCAGATATCGGGCAAGAACTAGTACCAGACGTGTTATCATTGCCTGTGATGGTTACCCAAGTATGCCTGTGCACTTTGACCGATAG
- the LOC126001434 gene encoding ribonuclease K6-like, with product MVLDLLERFHLFLLFLGLWMPACPLNVWPKRLTKAQWFEIQHIQPKSLQCNKAMNVVNNYTLHCKPENSFLHDFFQNVAATCNLPNIGCKNGRKNCHQSPKPVNLTQCSLTSGKYPLCRYRDAAQYKFFIIACEAPQKKDPPYKLVPVHLDKLV from the coding sequence ATGGTGCTTGATCTTCTGGAAcgttttcatctttttctcttgtttttgggaTTATGGATGCCAGCATGTCCACTTAATGTTTGGCCTAAAAGACTCACCAAGGCCCAATGGTTTGAAATTCAGCATATACAACCTAAATCTCTTCAATGTAACAAGGCAATGAATGTTGTCAATAATTATACCCTGCATTGTAAACCTGAAAACTCCTTTCTGCATGATTTCTTCCAGAATGTGGCTGCCACATGTAATTTGCCCAACATTGGCTGCAAGAATGGCCGGAAAAACTGCCACCAGAGTCCAAAGCCTGTTAACCTGACTCAATGCAGTCTCACCTCAGGAAAGTATCCTCTCTGCCGTTACAGAGATGCTGCCCAATACAAGTTCTTTATTATCGCCTGTGAAGCTCCTCAGAAGAAAGACCCTCCCTATAAACTGGTTCCTGTACATTTAGATAAGCTAGTTTAA
- the LOC126001359 gene encoding LOW QUALITY PROTEIN: activating signal cointegrator 1-like (The sequence of the model RefSeq protein was modified relative to this genomic sequence to represent the inferred CDS: inserted 4 bases in 4 codons; substituted 1 base at 1 genomic stop codon) — MAAACASFREQLVDWCTRQLRQTFGLDVSEEIVQYVLSIENAEEIREYVTDLLQGNEGPKGQFIEELITKWQKDDKEIISDNQQQSFKKDDVSDGQRSGDQLKRSRRKGRNRQEVPAFVEPDTTIEVKTPFDLAKAQENNNSSRKKTKFVSLYTKEGQDRLAVLIPGRHPCDCLGQKHKLINNCLVCGRIVCEQEGSGPCLFCSSLVCTREEQGILQRDSNKSQKLLKKFLAGTENSGKADLPTKDLLPHQELRIKSGLEKAIKHKDKLLEFDRTSIRRTQVIDDESDYFASDSNQWLSKVERETLQKREEELREFRHASRLSKKITIDFAGRKIVEDENPLAEYHSKLDETIQAIANRTLFQPLIKLDRSSDEPLGVLVNPNLCQPPPQWVDQTGAISQKKTFHPAGLEPESNSYRHQLRIQDQEFQEGFDSGWCLSMHQPWASLLVRGIKRVEGRSWYTPHRGRLWIAATAKRPXPQEISELQATYRLLXGKDIEXPNDYPSGCLLGCVDLTDCLSQKQFKDQYPDMSQESXSPFVFICANPXGNPKIWKLDPKIHQGAKKGLMKQNKAV, encoded by the exons ATGGCTGCGGCCTGCGCGTCGTTCCGGGAGCAGCTGGTGGACTGGTGTACCCGGCAGCTGCGGCAAACTTTCGGCCTGGATGTCAGCGAGGAAATCGTGCAGTATGTTTTATCGATTGAGAATGCTGAAGAAATACGAGAATATGTCACTGACCTCCTTCAGGGAAACGAGGGTCCTAAAGGCCAATTCATAGAGGAACTTATAACCAAATGGCAAAAGGATGATAAAGAGATAATTTCTGATAATCAGCAGCAGTCCTTCAAAAAGGATGATGTTTCAGATGGACAGAGATCCGGAGACCAATTAAAGAGGAGTCGGCGGAAAGGGAGAAACAGACAGGAAGTCCCTGCATTTGTTGAACCTGACACAACTATTGAAGTCAAAACCCCTTTTGATTTGGCCAAGGCACAAGAGAATAACAACTCTTCGAGAAAGAAGACAAAGTTTGTGAGCTTGTACACAAAGGAGGGACAGGATAGACTTGCAGTTCTGATTCCTGGGCGTCATCCTTGTGACTGCTTGGGCCAGAAGCACAAACTCATCAATAACTGTCTGGTTTGTGGCAGAATCGTCTGTGAACAAGAAGGTTCTGGCCCTTGCTTATTCTGCAGTTCCCTGGTGTGCACTCGAGAGGAGCAGGGCATTTTACAGAGGGACTCCAACAAGAGCCAGAAGCTGCTCAAAAAATTCCTGGCAGGGACGGAAAATTCTGGAAAGGCTGATCTCCCTACCAAGGATCTTCTTCCTCATCAGGAGCTCAGAATTAAGTCTGGTCTGGAAAAGGCTATCAAGCATAAAGACAAGCTATTAGAGTTTGACAGAACTAGCATTCGAAGAACCCAAGTCATTGATGATGAGTCAGATTACTTTGCCAGTGATTCCAATCAATGGTTGTCAAAAGTTGAGCGAGAAACCTTACAGAAACGAGAGGAGGAACTGAGAGAATTTCGGCATGCCTCTCGGCTCTCTAAGAAGATCACCATTGACTTTGCAGGCAGGAAGATTGTGGAAGATGAGAATCCACTAGCAGAATATCATAGCAAGCTAGATGAGACGATACAGGCCATTGCCAATAGAACTTTGTTCCAGCCTCTGATCAAATTGGATAGATCTTCTGATGAACCTTTAGGAGTTCTGGTGAACCCAAACCTGTGCCAGCCTCCTCCCCAGTGGGTTGATCAGACTGGAGCCATCTCCCAGAAAAAGACTTTCCATCCTGCAGGATTAGAGCCAGAGTCTAATTCCTATCGGCATCAGTTGCGAATTCAGGACCAGGAGTTTCAGGAGGGCTTCGATAGTGGCTGGTGTCTCTCCATGCATCAACCCTGGGCTTCTCTGCTTGTCAGAGGTATTAAAAGGGTGGAGGGCAGAAGTTGGTACACCCCTCATAGAGGACGTCTTTGGATTGCAGCTACAGCCAAAAGAC GCCCTCAAGAAATCTCAGAACTTCAGGCTACTTATCGCCTTCTCTGAGGGAAAGATATAG TTCCCAACGACTACCCATCAGGCTGTCTTTTGGGTTGTGTGGACCTAACTGATTGCTTGTCCCAGAAGCAGTTCAAGGATCAGTATCCAGACATGAGTCAAGAAT GTTCTCCGTTTGTTTTCATCTGTGCAAATC CAGGAAATCCAAAAATCTGGAAACTGGATCCCAAGATCCATCAAGGAGCAAAGAAGGGGTTAATGAAGCAGAATAAAGCTGTCTGA